The following proteins are co-located in the Methylomonas sp. 11b genome:
- a CDS encoding B12-binding domain-containing radical SAM protein, protein MDVLFINPDSSNKAYQDLAKTYSAIEPPTWALLLAESCRSKGFDVALMDCDAERLTLEQSVQRIDEFNPRLVVFVVYGQNPNSGTTSMIGALALASALKDTVGNQIRIAFVGSHTSALPLDVLAHNCVDIVLLNEGVYALHNLLRGNLESDLAHVKGIGYKQGSSALPVLNPPQSVVPQERMDEDLPGYAWDLLPYRDKPLDLYRAHFWHAEFSHDKRTPFAAIYTSLGCNFGCDFCMINIVNRSDNSVGIDASHSRGMRFWSPAWVIREMEKLATLGVRTLRISDEMFFLNRKYYEPILQNVVDRGFDFNMWTYSRVDTVRRNALDLFKRAGVNWLALGVEAGNQMVRQEVSKGSFKEVNIRDVCDTISDAGISIISNYIFGFPDDTLETMQQTLDLAIELNTEMANMYPCQALPGSPMYHIAKRNGWKLPKTYEGFAFLSYECEPLPTKYLSSEDVLRFRDQAWQTYFSNPAYLELAERRFGVQERKNIEDMASIRLKRKLLGD, encoded by the coding sequence ATGGATGTATTGTTCATAAACCCAGATTCGTCTAATAAGGCTTATCAGGATCTCGCTAAAACCTATTCAGCTATCGAGCCCCCTACATGGGCACTGTTACTGGCGGAGTCATGCCGAAGCAAGGGATTTGATGTCGCCTTGATGGATTGCGACGCTGAGCGTTTGACGCTTGAACAATCGGTGCAACGCATTGATGAGTTCAATCCACGTCTGGTAGTGTTCGTCGTCTACGGGCAAAATCCCAATTCCGGAACAACCAGCATGATCGGTGCATTGGCTCTGGCTAGCGCGCTTAAGGATACTGTTGGTAACCAAATACGGATTGCCTTCGTTGGTTCTCATACGAGTGCTTTGCCGTTGGACGTTCTGGCTCATAATTGCGTCGATATTGTGTTGCTCAACGAAGGCGTTTACGCATTGCATAATCTGTTGAGAGGCAATCTCGAGAGCGACTTGGCGCATGTCAAGGGCATCGGCTATAAACAGGGCTCTTCGGCCTTGCCCGTGCTCAACCCGCCTCAGTCTGTGGTACCGCAGGAACGGATGGACGAAGACCTGCCGGGTTATGCTTGGGATTTGCTGCCTTACCGCGACAAGCCACTCGACCTTTACCGGGCGCATTTCTGGCATGCCGAGTTCAGCCACGATAAACGCACACCGTTCGCGGCTATTTACACCTCGCTAGGTTGTAATTTCGGTTGCGATTTCTGCATGATCAACATCGTCAATCGGTCCGATAACAGCGTCGGCATTGATGCCTCGCATTCCCGCGGCATGCGTTTTTGGTCGCCAGCCTGGGTGATTCGCGAAATGGAAAAACTGGCGACGCTTGGCGTTCGCACGCTACGCATCAGCGACGAAATGTTCTTTCTCAATCGTAAGTACTACGAGCCCATACTGCAAAACGTGGTCGATAGAGGTTTCGACTTTAATATGTGGACCTATTCCCGCGTCGATACTGTCAGGCGCAATGCGCTCGATTTATTCAAGCGCGCTGGTGTAAATTGGCTGGCATTGGGTGTCGAGGCGGGTAATCAGATGGTGCGTCAAGAAGTTTCCAAGGGGTCGTTCAAGGAAGTCAATATCCGTGACGTGTGCGACACGATCAGCGATGCCGGCATCAGCATCATCAGCAACTATATCTTTGGCTTCCCGGATGATACGCTGGAAACGATGCAGCAAACGCTCGATCTTGCCATCGAGCTCAATACCGAGATGGCCAACATGTATCCTTGTCAGGCCTTGCCGGGCAGTCCCATGTACCATATTGCCAAACGCAACGGCTGGAAACTGCCCAAGACTTACGAAGGCTTTGCCTTCCTGTCGTATGAATGCGAACCGTTGCCGACCAAGTATTTGAGTTCGGAGGATGTGTTGCGCTTCCGTGATCAGGCATGGCAAACCTATTTTTCAAATCCCGCTTATCTTGAGCTAGCCG